A genomic stretch from Raphanus sativus cultivar WK10039 unplaced genomic scaffold, ASM80110v3 Scaffold0966, whole genome shotgun sequence includes:
- the LOC130503469 gene encoding mavicyanin-like, whose protein sequence is MAAKIVVALACMVVMLGLSEAAVYKVGDSAGWTTIANVDYKLWASTKTFHIGDTVLFEYNPQFHNVMRVTHAMYRSCNNSNPVSTFTTGNDSVTLTNHGHHFFFCGVPGHCMAGQKLDLNVIHPVSSTPLFDPPISSSSPPPPTTTIPAAGVPGPSPSHAASLPTVVAAVVSLLVSLVFANFAS, encoded by the exons atggcgGCGAAGATAGTGGTGGCTTTGGCATGTATGGTGGTGATGTTAGGGCTGAGTGAAGCTGCGGTGTACAAAGTTGGCGACTCAGCTGGCTGGACAACCATAGCCAATGTAGACTATAAGCTATGGGCCTCTACCAAAACTTTCCACATTGGTGATACTGTCT TGTTTGAATACAACCCACAATTCCACAACGTGATGAGAGTGACGCATGCAATGTATAGAAGCTGCAACAACTCAAACCCAGTCTCCACCTTCACCACCGGTAATGACTCAGTCACACTCACCAACCACGGCCACCATTTCTTCTTCTGCGGCGTTCCCGGCCATTGTATGGCCGGTCAGAAACTTGACCTCAACGTCATTCACCCCGTCTCCTCCACCCCACTCTTTGATCCACCGATTTcctcctcttctcctcctcctccgactACTACCATTCCTGCAGCTGGAGTCCCCGGTCCATCTCCTAGCCACGCGGCCTCTCTCCCGACTGTGGTGGCAGCTGTGGTGTCTCTCCTTGTCTCTTTGGTCTTTGCAAATTTTGCGTCTTAA